The Candidatus Eremiobacterota bacterium nucleotide sequence CTCCCTCTGAATGGCCATTTATTGACAGGAAAGCAGCCCATAATACTTTCTATTACTACAGAGCCTGCTACAGGCCCTTGCCCGGTTTCCCGGTATGGAGCAGCCTCGCCTCATGCACCACCAGCGGAACTGCCCTTCCCCCTCTCAGGAAACCCTCTCTCTTCGTTGACAAAGAGAACTTCATACTGGAGGTCCGGGACGATGGAGCTCCCATGAAGCGCTATCCCATTGATCTCGGCCAGAACTCCCGGAGAAGAAAGCTTTTCCAGGACAGAGCCTCGACACCTGAGGGAATTTACAAGATAATCTGCGTCCAGAATAATGCGACCTATTACAAAGCCTATGATCTGGATTATCCCACGCCCATTGACAGGATAAGGTACCGCTTCGCCCTGGCCCACAGGCTTCTCCCCGCGGAGGGCGGCGCTCTCCCCCCAATCGGCGGCGAGATACAGATCCATGGCCTCTGCGTGGGATATAACTGGACATGGGGCTGTATTGCCATGCGGAACAGGGATATGGACGAGCTCATGAGCCGCAGGGAAATCGGCGTGGGGACAGAAGTGCTCATATGCGGAAGCGAGGTTACTGAAGAAGACATGGCGCTGGAGATGAAGGGCCTTTCAATGAAGGAGACGAAGGCTCTCCAGCAGGAGCTTGCGGGAATGGGATTTTATCATGGCGGGATCGATGGGATACTTGACGAGGAAACCTCCTTTTCCCTTGGCTCATTTCAGCTCTCCAGAAAACTTCCTGTCACATGCGAGCCTGACAGCAGGACTCTCAGGCTTCTGCGCATAAGAAAATAATATGGAATTTACCTTTGAACCACTTTCTGAAAAAAACCGCAAGGCCGTCATCGATATCTTCAACTATTTCGTAGAGGAGAGCTTTGCTGCCTACCCGGAGCACCGCGTTGACTATGACTTCTTCGACGTGTTCCTCAAGATGTCGGAAGTCTATCCAGGGATCGCCATCTGCGATGATATAGGCGCCACGGTGGGATTTGCTCTCCTCAGGCCATATCACCCCGCCAGCACTTTTACCCGCACCGCCGAAATCGGCTACTTCATCCTCCCATCCTTCACCGGGAAGGGAGCCGGCACGAAAGCCCTCCATTACCTTGTCAGGGAGGCGGAAGCCCTGGGCGTCGATACCATCGTGGCAAGCATCTCATCGCGCAATGAGGAGAGCATAAGGTTTCACCTGAAGAACGGCTTCACCGAGTGCGGAAGACTCCGCCGGGTGGGCAGGAAATTCGGCGAGGACTTCGATGTCGTGTGGATGCAGAAACGCATTCAATGAGATTGCGGAGGGCCCTCAAGACGCTTCCGCTGGTGAGCCGGAAGACTTCCCGAGATTGAAGCCCGCCCCGGCTGCTCACCAATCGGCGCCTTTTTCCTTGGGGCGGGAAGAAGGGGCCTCTCACTTTCATGAAGGCTCACGCTCTCAAGCATGTTCTCCACGAGGGCCCTGGGATCTTCAAAAACCTCTCCCTTTTCCGTGAGGCCCACGTGGCGTGACCATTGTTGCCAGTGGCACTCCTCCATGAGCACCAGGTGAAACTGCCTTTGAACCAGGGATACAAGCTCGCCGGCGGCGATCCTCTCGGCTTTGAAGCGGTTCATCTCGGGATTCCGCAGGGAAAGGCAGAAACTGCTGTTGCCGGCTATCAGGATAAAAGGACATCCAGTCTTGGTGATAAGCGTGCCTCCCGGGTAGGAGTAATAGATAAGCATGAGATTGCCGTCTCCCAGCGCAATTCTCGAGAGGGCGCCATAAAGATCTTCCCGCTGGGAAAAAACACAGATCTTCACCGAAGAAGGCTTCCCTGCCAGATGGTCATCAATAGCTTCTGATGCCTGCGGCGCAAAGGAGGGTACAGGGCTCCCCGGCCCCCTGCTCTTTTCTATGAATTCCGGGAGCTTTTCATAGACCACCCTGTTCCAGTCAACCCGGGAGTCTGCAACATCAAGGACACAAATCGCCGATGCCATGGCGCACTCCTCCTCACCTGCGGTTTATCCCGCTTTCTCACTCTATTATACTCCTGCCATTCCCTCCTGTCTGTGCTTCTCTGTACAGAACCGCTCTCCTTCTATCGGGCCTGCAGCACTTTCACTTACAGGCCAGGTTCTCAGAGCACAGGCCGGACAAGCGCTGAGCTTCCCCATGGCCTGGAACCGTCAATTTCACTTATCCTGCTGAATCCATCTTCGATAAACAGGATTGCATAAATGACCGAT carries:
- a CDS encoding L,D-transpeptidase family protein, translated to MYVIIVLALVRTLTLSTSIHCFSILCLPSAGGEVALYFLLPQKAGGTLELYRSTTAGKRLPPDPLRIPVARFSPSPSEWPFIDRKAAHNTFYYYRACYRPLPGFPVWSSLASCTTSGTALPPLRKPSLFVDKENFILEVRDDGAPMKRYPIDLGQNSRRRKLFQDRASTPEGIYKIICVQNNATYYKAYDLDYPTPIDRIRYRFALAHRLLPAEGGALPPIGGEIQIHGLCVGYNWTWGCIAMRNRDMDELMSRREIGVGTEVLICGSEVTEEDMALEMKGLSMKETKALQQELAGMGFYHGGIDGILDEETSFSLGSFQLSRKLPVTCEPDSRTLRLLRIRK
- a CDS encoding N-acetyltransferase family protein; protein product: MEFTFEPLSEKNRKAVIDIFNYFVEESFAAYPEHRVDYDFFDVFLKMSEVYPGIAICDDIGATVGFALLRPYHPASTFTRTAEIGYFILPSFTGKGAGTKALHYLVREAEALGVDTIVASISSRNEESIRFHLKNGFTECGRLRRVGRKFGEDFDVVWMQKRIQ